The Miscanthus floridulus cultivar M001 chromosome 7, ASM1932011v1, whole genome shotgun sequence genome includes a region encoding these proteins:
- the LOC136464728 gene encoding uncharacterized protein, with amino-acid sequence MGNVTSSVAARLAFFPPEPATYGIEAQDGAGSLLRMTGVSPDAGVEVRALPTRAGTRVVSAFWRHPAARLTLLYSHGNAADLGQMLGLFLELRAHLRVNIMSYDYSGYGASTGKPSEYNTYNDIEAVYDCLKKEYGIEEEDLILYGQSVGSGPTLHLASRLQKLRGVVLHSGILSGIRVLYPVKVTLWFDIFKNIDKIKQVDCPVLVIHGTADDIVDFSHGKRLWELAKEKYEPLWIKGGGHCNLETYPEYIRHLRKFINAMEKLAKDSKAAQAQTSSSMAGEVRHTKCLRFGKR; translated from the exons ATGGGCAACGTCACGTCGTCGGTGGCGGCGCGGCTGGCCTTCTTCCCGCCGGAGCCGGCGACGTACGGCATCGAAGCCCAGGACGGCGCCGGCTCCCTGCTGCGGATGACGGGGGTGTCGCCGGACGCGGGCGTCGAGGTGCGCGCGCTGCCCACCAGGGCCGGCACGCGCGTCGTCTCCGCCTTCTGGCGCCACCCCGCCGCGCGGCTCACGCTGCTCTACTCCCACGGCAACGCCGCCGACCTCGGCCAGATGCTCGGCCTCTTCCTCGAGCTCCGCGCGCACCTCCGCGTCAACATCATGAG CTATGATTATTCAGGCTATGGCGCCTCTACAGGAAAA CCATCAGAGTACAACACATACAATGACATAGAGGCTGTTTATGATTGCTTAAAAAAGGAGTATGGGATAGAAGAAGAGGATTTAATCCTGTATGGGCAATCGGTTGGAAGTGGACCAACATTGCATTTGGCCTCACGTTTGCAAAAGTTAAGAGGGGTTGTCCTTCACAGTGGTATACTCTCTGGCATACGGGTTCTGTATCCAGTGAAAGTGACACTCTGGTTCGACATCTTCAAG AACATCGACAAAATAAAGCAGGTTGACTGCCCTGTGTTAGTCATACAT GGCACAGCCGATGACATCGTGGACTTCAGTCACGGCAAGCGCCTGTGGGAGCTTGCCAAGGAGAAGTACGAGCCGCTGTGGATCAAAGGCGGTGGCCACTGCAACCTGGAGACGTACCCGGAGTACATCAGGCACCTGCGCAAGTTCATAAACGCCATGGAGAAGCTGGCCAAGGACAGCAAGGCGGCCCAGGCGCAGACGTCGTCGAGCATGGCGGGCGAAGTAAGACACACCAAGTGCTTGAGATTCGGGAAGAGATGA